Proteins found in one Mycoplasmopsis citelli genomic segment:
- a CDS encoding Nif3-like dinuclear metal center hexameric protein — protein sequence MKIKDFINYLNSKYPNSNKEEWDPSGFSVKFNQATKLKGVILALDLTNKVLQKAIETSSNLIITHHPFLFEKTKELEAIKAPYKISILKQLKKHKIFVYSIHTNYDCDLYGTSYQILRYLGLENYFEYGSQTYSASASVKISFQELVNQITTKLKLSHFRTNFDKESFHKPLSRVAFLSGSGYIGTINELHFKGYDLIISSDFKWSDWINFKEINAKVLEIPHLDEQVFAWHLKEILSKEFPRLQVAFVELKTPFYNLK from the coding sequence ATGAAAATTAAAGATTTTATTAACTATTTAAACTCAAAGTATCCTAATTCAAATAAAGAGGAATGAGATCCAAGCGGTTTTTCGGTTAAATTTAATCAAGCAACTAAATTAAAGGGAGTGATTTTAGCTTTAGATTTAACAAATAAAGTTTTACAAAAAGCAATTGAAACTAGTAGCAATTTAATTATTACTCACCATCCATTTTTATTTGAAAAAACTAAAGAACTTGAAGCAATTAAGGCTCCTTATAAAATCTCAATACTTAAGCAACTCAAAAAACACAAAATTTTTGTTTACTCAATACATACTAATTATGATTGTGATTTATATGGAACTTCTTATCAAATTCTCAGATATTTAGGGTTAGAAAATTACTTTGAATATGGCTCACAAACTTATAGTGCTAGTGCTAGTGTTAAAATTTCTTTTCAAGAGCTAGTTAATCAAATTACCACAAAATTGAAACTAAGTCATTTTCGAACAAATTTTGACAAAGAAAGTTTTCACAAACCCTTGAGTAGAGTTGCTTTTTTAAGTGGAAGTGGTTATATTGGAACAATTAATGAACTGCATTTTAAAGGGTATGATTTAATTATTAGCAGTGATTTTAAATGAAGCGATTGAATTAATTTTAAGGAAATTAATGCAAAAGTTCTTGAAATTCCACATCTAGATGAACAAGTTTTTGCTTGACATTTAAAGGAAATACTTAGCAAGGAATTTCCTCGCCTTCAAGTTGCTTTTGTTGAATTAAAAACCCCTTTTTATAATCTTAAATAA
- a CDS encoding phosphoketolase family protein, whose protein sequence is MSRRFYNKKRYLHKVHAWWRAANYLSLGQMYLKNNPLLIDELKAEDLKLYPIGHWGTIPGQNLIYAHLNRLINKYDLEMFYIEGPGHGGQVMISNSYLDGSYTELFPEITKDLKGMQKLFKHFSFPGGTASHAAPETPGSIHEGGELGYSISHAVGAILDNPNIIAATVIGDGEAETGPLMAGWYASSFINPVNDGAVLPILHLNGAKISNPTILARKSNKEIAQLLAGFGWEAIFVEGNVGDEEKIHSLMASKFDKAIEKILKIQNKARRGSAESATRPLWPALVVRTPKGWTAPNKINDLTIEGSFRAHQVPLAVSAEEPKYLPMLKEWLLSYKPHELFNGDGSFKAEFAEIAPQGNKRMAMHPIANGGVDPQPLKLPDWSKFALNFKPGEIKAQDMVTASAYLAEVIRQNPQNFRVFGPDETKSNRLYDVLKVTNRQWMEQIDPELDESLSPAGRILDSQLSEHQAEGMLEGYVLTGRHGFFASYESFLRVVDSMLTQHMKWVAKTKKVSWRKDYPSLNVIATSTAFQQDHNGYTHQDPGILGHLADKKPELIREYLPADSNSLLGVLEHSFKQRDVINLIVASKQPREQWYSISEVEQMLKNGYKVIDWASTTKRNEEPDLVFAASGTEPNLEALAAISYLHESFPQLKIRFVYVLDLLKLRHPSVDPRGLSDSEFDSVFTKDKPVVFAFHGFEGLLRDIFFLRKNRNLHPHGYRENGDITTSFDIRLMSEMDRFHMAITGAKAALKSQAVNFVSRMKTRINAHKRFIAEHGIDMPEVRNWKWEGLNKK, encoded by the coding sequence ATGAGCAGAAGATTTTACAATAAAAAAAGATATTTACATAAAGTTCATGCTTGATGAAGAGCTGCTAATTACTTAAGCTTAGGTCAAATGTACTTAAAAAATAATCCCCTTCTCATTGACGAATTAAAAGCTGAAGATCTTAAGTTATACCCAATTGGACACTGAGGAACAATTCCAGGACAAAACTTAATTTATGCACATTTAAATCGTTTAATTAATAAATATGATTTAGAGATGTTTTACATTGAAGGTCCAGGACATGGTGGACAGGTGATGATTTCAAATTCATATTTGGATGGTTCATACACAGAATTATTTCCTGAAATTACCAAAGATTTAAAAGGAATGCAAAAATTATTTAAACACTTTAGCTTTCCAGGTGGAACTGCTTCACATGCAGCACCTGAAACTCCAGGTTCAATTCATGAAGGTGGAGAATTAGGATATTCAATTAGCCATGCTGTTGGAGCTATTTTAGATAATCCAAATATTATTGCTGCAACTGTTATAGGAGATGGAGAAGCTGAAACTGGTCCACTTATGGCTGGATGATATGCTTCAAGTTTCATTAATCCAGTTAATGATGGAGCTGTGTTGCCAATTTTGCACCTTAATGGAGCAAAAATTTCAAATCCAACTATTTTAGCTCGCAAAAGTAACAAAGAAATTGCTCAACTTCTTGCTGGTTTTGGTTGAGAAGCAATTTTTGTTGAAGGTAATGTCGGAGATGAAGAAAAAATCCATTCATTAATGGCTTCAAAATTTGATAAAGCCATTGAAAAAATCTTAAAAATCCAAAATAAAGCTCGCAGAGGAAGTGCTGAAAGTGCAACTCGTCCACTTTGACCTGCTTTAGTAGTTCGCACTCCAAAAGGATGAACCGCACCAAATAAAATTAATGATTTAACTATTGAAGGAAGTTTTAGAGCTCATCAAGTTCCTTTGGCTGTTAGTGCTGAAGAACCAAAATATTTACCTATGTTAAAAGAGTGATTGCTCTCATATAAGCCACATGAATTATTTAATGGTGATGGTTCTTTTAAAGCTGAATTTGCCGAAATTGCCCCTCAAGGAAACAAGAGAATGGCAATGCACCCAATTGCTAATGGTGGAGTTGATCCACAACCTTTAAAATTACCAGATTGAAGTAAATTTGCTCTTAATTTCAAACCTGGAGAAATTAAAGCTCAAGATATGGTTACTGCAAGTGCTTATTTAGCTGAAGTTATTAGACAAAACCCACAAAATTTCAGGGTTTTTGGACCAGATGAAACTAAATCAAATCGTTTATATGATGTTTTAAAAGTAACTAATCGCCAATGAATGGAACAAATTGATCCTGAGCTTGATGAATCGCTTTCTCCTGCTGGAAGAATTCTTGATTCACAACTTTCAGAACATCAAGCTGAAGGAATGCTTGAAGGGTATGTTCTAACTGGGAGACATGGATTTTTTGCAAGTTATGAATCATTTTTAAGAGTTGTTGATTCAATGCTTACCCAACACATGAAATGAGTGGCAAAAACTAAAAAAGTTAGCTGAAGAAAGGATTATCCTTCATTAAACGTAATTGCTACTTCAACAGCATTTCAGCAAGATCATAACGGATACACTCACCAAGATCCTGGTATTTTAGGTCACTTAGCTGATAAAAAACCTGAATTAATTAGAGAGTATCTTCCGGCTGATTCTAACTCACTTTTAGGAGTGCTTGAACACTCGTTTAAACAAAGGGATGTAATTAATTTAATTGTTGCATCAAAACAACCAAGAGAGCAGTGATATTCAATTTCTGAAGTTGAACAAATGCTTAAAAATGGATATAAAGTTATTGATTGAGCTTCCACAACTAAAAGAAACGAAGAACCCGACTTAGTGTTTGCAGCTTCAGGAACAGAACCAAATTTAGAAGCTCTTGCTGCTATTTCATATTTACACGAATCATTTCCTCAATTAAAAATTCGCTTTGTGTATGTACTTGATTTATTAAAATTAAGACATCCAAGTGTTGATCCACGAGGTCTTTCGGATTCAGAATTTGATTCAGTCTTTACTAAGGACAAACCAGTTGTTTTTGCTTTCCATGGCTTTGAAGGATTACTTAGAGATATTTTCTTTTTAAGAAAAAATCGAAACTTACATCCACACGGGTATAGAGAAAATGGAGATATTACCACTTCATTTGATATTCGTTTAATGTCTGAAATGGATCGCTTCCACATGGCTATTACTGGTGCTAAGGCAGCTTTAAAATCTCAAGCAGTAAATTTTGTTAGCCGTATGAAAACCAGAATTAACGCACACAAAAGATTTATCGCTGAACATGGAATTGATATGCCAGAAGTAAGAAATTGAAAATGAGAGGGACTTAATAAAAAATAA
- a CDS encoding phosphoheptose isomerase family protein codes for MVKSKKRHTSKEAEFISNLLYLKNSTDDINSYIADEILTRHKQGILIPQAYKFCTEIGVSPSSFTFFAKKIRLNNVREILYIHNFLIENDQEKTKKTKVTAAQEVAKFIDQCNKILFIGISGSTWMNMDFSIQLLRMNKFAIHLPGKYEQIGLSKILTPDDLLIVNSVSLKHKWMLDIMENTRAKIVLISTWIPEHLKEKINVFYKINVKERQDGLRVFTSEAREKSLQFYNYVLKELRNNPVNLEFLTKSSYRG; via the coding sequence ATGGTCAAAAGTAAAAAACGGCACACTTCCAAAGAAGCAGAATTTATTTCTAATTTACTTTATTTAAAAAACTCTACCGATGATATAAATAGTTATATTGCTGATGAAATTTTAACTAGACACAAGCAAGGAATTTTAATTCCACAAGCTTATAAATTTTGCACTGAAATTGGAGTATCTCCAAGTTCATTCACTTTCTTTGCCAAAAAAATTAGGTTAAATAATGTTAGAGAAATCTTATATATTCACAATTTTTTAATTGAAAATGATCAAGAAAAAACTAAAAAAACTAAAGTTACAGCAGCTCAAGAAGTAGCTAAATTTATTGATCAATGCAATAAAATTTTATTCATTGGAATTTCAGGTTCAACTTGAATGAATATGGACTTTTCAATTCAACTGCTCAGAATGAATAAATTTGCCATTCATCTTCCAGGAAAATATGAACAAATTGGATTAAGTAAAATTTTAACACCTGATGATCTTTTAATTGTTAATTCTGTTTCATTAAAACACAAATGAATGCTAGATATTATGGAAAATACTAGAGCTAAAATTGTCTTAATTAGTACTTGAATTCCTGAACATTTAAAAGAAAAAATTAATGTCTTTTATAAAATTAATGTTAAAGAACGTCAAGATGGACTCAGAGTTTTTACTAGTGAAGCCCGTGAAAAAAGCCTGCAATTTTACAATTATGTTTTAAAAGAGCTTCGAAACAACCCAGTTAATCTTGAATTTTTAACCAAAAGTTCATATCGTGGATAA
- a CDS encoding IS3 family transposase, whose product MLIYNEHRGRYGYLRITLESKNSGYLVNYKKVKWLMNLLNLIGGNCKRKKYKSYKWYEPQKLDIKIQN is encoded by the coding sequence TTGTTAATATATAATGAACATAGAGGCAGATATGGATATCTTCGTATTACTTTAGAGTCCAAAAATAGTGGATATTTGGTAAATTATAAAAAAGTAAAATGGCTCATGAATTTACTAAATTTAATTGGTGGAAATTGTAAGCGTAAAAAATATAAATCATACAAATGATATGAACCCCAAAAGTTGGACATTAAAATCCAAAATTAA
- a CDS encoding PTS sugar transporter subunit IIA, which yields MEFQIKNLISEKSIFLDIVAKDHDESLLKVSQLLEKNGFVLDAQKFYEALLYRENSMPTALNGGIALPHGVSSTVVKPFISIARIKEGVDWHAEDKQDVKLLLILGTSRQERDYQIDVLQNISLWSLDNELIRLLQNETDPKVIKQTLDQRQIDI from the coding sequence ATGGAATTTCAAATCAAAAATCTTATTTCAGAAAAAAGTATTTTTCTTGATATTGTTGCTAAAGATCATGATGAATCGCTTTTAAAAGTTTCGCAATTACTTGAAAAAAATGGATTTGTTTTAGATGCTCAAAAATTTTATGAAGCACTTTTATACCGCGAAAATTCAATGCCTACTGCTTTAAATGGAGGAATTGCACTTCCGCACGGAGTTTCTTCAACAGTTGTTAAACCTTTTATTTCAATTGCTCGAATTAAAGAAGGGGTTGATTGGCACGCTGAAGATAAACAAGATGTAAAATTATTATTAATTTTAGGAACCTCAAGGCAAGAACGCGACTATCAAATTGATGTACTACAAAATATTAGTTTATGATCTTTAGATAATGAATTAATTAGATTGCTTCAAAACGAGACTGATCCAAAAGTCATTAAGCAAACTCTTGATCAAAGACAAATAGATATTTAA
- a CDS encoding DegV family protein: MKKLGIIIDSFACLTEEQAKELEYHLLPLQVEINGELVKENTINNVNLLEQIASSKSCKTSLPNLALIQETVSYCSQNYDDSIFIGVSEHLSSTPKYINTLAQEYKNIHVIKNNLVGSQIRLLIKIAQKVYQKTQNISEVKNKLEKFISQCSTYILPANLDHLIKGGRLKGFKKILLNTIKMFPLLKYDLDGTVSLATLKRTQKGALDKLVEKVTEEAKNLKNPSFQIIWGIDQSINQKLAKATEKLPIFNKEITPAAIAIHTGPDAICLTSMPSPEEN, from the coding sequence ATGAAAAAATTAGGGATTATTATTGATTCTTTTGCATGTTTAACCGAAGAGCAAGCAAAAGAATTAGAATATCATTTATTACCCTTACAAGTTGAAATTAACGGTGAATTAGTAAAGGAAAACACTATAAATAATGTTAATTTGCTTGAGCAAATTGCAAGCTCAAAATCTTGTAAAACTTCATTACCAAATTTAGCTTTAATTCAAGAAACAGTTAGTTATTGTTCTCAAAATTATGATGATAGTATTTTCATTGGTGTTAGTGAGCATTTATCTTCAACCCCTAAATATATCAACACATTAGCTCAAGAATATAAAAATATTCATGTTATTAAAAATAACTTAGTTGGTTCACAAATTAGATTATTAATTAAAATTGCTCAAAAAGTTTATCAAAAAACTCAAAATATTTCAGAGGTTAAAAATAAGCTCGAAAAATTTATTTCGCAATGTTCTACATACATTTTACCAGCTAATTTGGATCACTTAATTAAAGGCGGACGACTAAAAGGATTTAAAAAAATATTACTAAACACTATAAAAATGTTTCCGCTTTTAAAATACGATCTTGACGGAACTGTTTCACTCGCGACACTAAAGCGTACTCAAAAAGGAGCTTTAGATAAATTAGTTGAAAAAGTCACTGAAGAAGCTAAAAATCTCAAAAATCCTTCATTTCAAATTATTTGAGGAATTGATCAATCAATTAATCAAAAACTTGCAAAAGCAACTGAAAAATTGCCTATTTTCAATAAAGAAATAACTCCAGCTGCTATTGCAATTCACACAGGTCCTGACGCTATTTGTTTAACATCGATGCCAAGCCCAGAGGAGAATTAA